CCAGTCAAACTAAGGGGAAGCATTGCTGGCTCTGTTGTCAGCTGATCCTAGGCTCCACAGTAGAAACTCTATAGGTAGAAACCAGGTTCCAAGATAGAAACTAGGTGGCTTCTCCCCATCCAACCCCATAGCACTCTCAGCATAAGGGCCAGATCTCAGGGGGCAGTGTAGCACAAGGCTGGTCCTAGGCGCCAGCCCCAGGTTATCTACAGGTTGGCAAGGGGGGAGTCCTGCATCCAACATGATCATAAATGGCCAGTCCCAGCAGCTTCCCACATGGCTGGGTGACAGATGGGCTGGGATGGGAGAACCTTCTtcccttctcattctctttcctcttgCCTCTTGATTCTCTTCCCTGACTTACCGCCTAACTCCCCTACTTGTGCTTTCTAGGATCTCCTGCCAAATAATCTATGGTACTTGGACTTAAATTCTTGTCTTGAGTCTGCTTCCAGGGAAACACCCACTAAGACACAACTGTGATCACAGTTCATTGTCTGATAAGCAGGGTGCTCAACCCAGGCTCTGGGGCAGTTGAGGGGTGGTCACAGAAGGCTTTTCAGAGGAATCCATCCAAGCTAGGCCTTAAGGATGAGTTGGCGTGAGCCAAGTGCTGTAGAGTTGGATGGGGAGAAGCCAAGTGCTGGGCATGGTGAAGAGCAGGGGCAGTCTAGGATCTGAAAAAGATCAGTTGAGGCTGGATTTCTGGGTACGAGGTAGAGAGTGTTAAAAACCAAAGCTGTTGAGGCAGGTTGGGCCTGGTCATGGCAGGCCTTGTGAAAGACTTTAGATTTTATCCCAGTGGGAAGTCACCAGAAGGTTGACGCAGGGGTACAATACCATCCCTTTCACATTTATTAAGCTGTCTCTCAAATATCTAAATACAGATTTGAGAGTAATTAGCTCTGTGGCTGATAATTAAAGCCCTGCAGTATGTCTGAGTTGTCCAAGGTGGTAGCCAGTAGCCACTACTGATGCTTGAATTGAGCTAGTCCAAACTGAAATATGCTGCTAGTGGAACATACACACCAGAATTTGAAGACTTAGTCTGAATTTAAGGTTATAAAATATCTaattaataatgttaatattGATTAATCCTGAAATGCAATATTTGAATATAGTGGgtcaaatattattatattatgtacataatatattcaaaattaatttcacatgttttcttttagctttttaaaaatggctactAGATGATTTGGAGttacatatgtggcttgcattCTATTTCCACTGGACAGTGCTGGGGAAGAATGTTACAGGAAGAGTTCCTAGGAAAGATTCCTGGGGCAAATCAGTGTTGAAGAGATGGTAGAGCGAGAGGAGCTGCTTTTGGAGCTGTTTGGTTACAAGGAGCAGCCCATCAAGTTAGCTTAAACAGAAAGGGGAATTTATTTGGAGAATTCAGGGATATTTAATAGAACCCCGGGGTAAAAAGCGCATCCAGGGCTGATGAGGAACCGAGACCTGGAATTCATTAAGAACCAATGGAAGTAGCCTCACCAGCTCTTTTTATCTGGGCCCATGTGGtctcttgttctctttttctctgtgtgtctgcCTTATTCTCTTGCTGCAACTGGCTTTCTCTGCTCTATCTGCATCTGGGCCAGCCTAGCCTCATGCTAACCTGCCTTCCCAGGGCAAGGACAAAGAGATGGATAAGAACCTCTTAAGATCTCAAATCCTAGCCCAGGAGAGAGTATGTGATAAATGAGATTTGGATCTGGAGTGCCCTGTGGTCTAGTTGGTCACCACCAGAGATGGCAGATTATGGAACTGTTCAGTTGGCAGATTCCGGGGATGCAGATCCTTAGaaaaggggtgggggcaggataGGCAAAGTGAACACTGCAGCATTTATAGGATACTGCAGAGGGGCCTGAGAAGGAGTAGCCAGTGTGTGGGAGGGAGCTGCAAACACGTGGCCTCTCAGAAACTAAGGAAGAAGAGAGTGACCAGTAGGACCAAATTTGCCGAAAGGCCAGTAAGAGGAGGGCTGAAGAGTGACTTATGGATTCAGCACAGGGAGGGGATGAGCATCCTTGGTGAAAGCGGTTCCAGGGAGGGAAGGGGtaggagctggagtgcagtgggggagATGTATGAGGCTAGAAGGTGGATACAGGGGAGGCAGACAGCTCCTTTATGAAGTCTGGCTTCGAAGGGGAGAAAGAGCCAGTGTGGCCCTTGGAAGGAGATACAACATCCTGGCATGtgtttgtgttgatttttgttaaGTTGGGAGAAGCCTAAGCTTGTTTAACTGGTGATGGGCGGCAGCCAAGACAGAGGGAATGGGCAGAGACCCCAGAGGGAAAGGGATGGCTGCTGGTGGAGGGATTGGCTGTTCTGCTGCGGCTGGAGGGAACCGGGAACATGGCAGCAGATATTGACAGCGGTCAGCTACCATTGCAGTTTTCTGATATTGACAGCGGTCAGCTACCATTGCAGTTTTCTCAGTTAACACGAGAAAAACTATCTGCTGGGCATGGGGCTGAGACATAGATAAGAGATTTGGGGTGATCAGGGGAAAGAAATCAGGATTGGAGGGGCTCTGGCTTCTGTCTGCAGCCACTCTGGGCTTGGTCAGTCATCTGCTCACATGCATGCTGGGACGTGTAGACACACACATGTATTTTCATGCACAGGCGTGGTGTACACACCTCAGAGCACTCACATGTGCTTGCTCATGTTCACATCAGTCCAGCTTGCATGTTCCTGTGGTGCCTGTACACAGGCCTGTCGTACATGAAGTGTGGATGGACAGATGTGCATGCTCACGTGTCCACACGGTGGCCAGCTCCCATCCCACCCCCATTCCTGAACATCATGGCTTGAGTTCTTATCGCTGTTTATTGAAacctcccatcaaagaaaagtgtGGGAGGCAAGAAGGGGAGGACTTCTCATCTTGTTAAGACTCAGTCTTGTTAGGACTGAGCCAGGGGATATCAGGGGACCTCAGGGGAAGAGGACCGGGACAGTGGGGGAAGGTGGCCAGTGGGGAAGGGCTAGACAGAAGAATGGCAGGGCCTGGGTTGCAGGGAGAACAAGGGCAGGGATGGGTATGGAAAGGTCCATGGCTGAACCTTTGAACTGGCCAGGGCTGGGCAGGAGGctctggtggtggtgatggagacaCCTTCACCAAGCTCTCAGAAGGCTTCATCCTAGGAGGATGGACCTATATGGGGCCTCCCTATACTCCTAAGGTGCCTGGCTAGGATCAGTCTCTGGAGGGCAGGGAAAGGGGGTTCCGTTGTCCTCAGCTGGAGCCCAGGCCTGGTCCGTGAGGCTGTAGAGGGATCCTCTGGGAGGCCTTTTCCACCTCTGGCTCCTGCTTTGGCTTCTTTGCCCGCAGGGACCTAGGGACAGAGAGCTAAGGAAAAGCCCTGGGCCCAGACCTGCTTCCCCAGGGAGGAGCACTGATGGGGCCAGAGGCAGTGACTGACCAGTTTTCCAGGTCTTCGATAGTCTCTGGCAAGGGCTGATTCAGGGTCTCAGGCAGGAAGAGGGCAGCACTGCCCCCGAGGAGGGCGGTGATCCCGTAGATGATATTGGGGATGAAGGGCTGTACCTCACCCGTGATTTTCACCAGCGGGGACACCATGCTTCCCACGCGGGTCCACAGGTTACTTACGCCCATACCTGTTTGCCTGCGAGGGTTCAGAGTAGGGATTGGTAGCCTGTGTGTGGGGTTCATAAAGGATGGCTCCCCTGGGTAGAGGACAGGACAATGCCACAGTCCCACCTGACCTGTGTCCTCTGGCTGGGCCTGGCCCCAGGTCCAGCACCTACCTGATGACTGTGGGGTATAATTCACTTGTGTAGAGGAAGAGGCAGCTGAAGGAGCTGGATAGGCATCCCTTCCCAAACACAGCCAATACTGTCCTCACGGTCTGCAAGTCTGCAGAGGGAAGAAAATGTGGTGGGCCTTGGAGTTCAGGAGCACCTAAGAGTTCTCACTCCTTAGCTGATCTTGTCTCCCTTTTTGCTTTGGCTTCCAGGAAGCTCAGATCCAAACTTAAAGCTGAGTAATGCTTTGCATGCCTGTGTCCTGCTATGTTTGTGTTTTCCCCTGCCTCTGATCCtctatttccatttatattttgttgtatATGTTCTTGTTCTTGTCTTAAAATACCTCAAGTTCTTTTGGAAGGGTATAGGTGTTATCAACCAACTAACACCCATATAAAATAAACGTAGCTTTTCCAAGGTCATGATGGAGTAGGTTGTGGGGTCTTTCTTGAGCATGAGCTCTGTCGTTTTACCATCTCAGCTTATCTCTACAGTGATGTCACTCAGGACACTCTCAATACCTCAAAAATTTTCACACTATCCAGATACCACCATACTTTGCCCAGTCCAAGTCAGATCTGGAAAGGAGCTTTCATGTCATCTAGCCCAATTGCGTTATTTTCTAGAAGAGAGACCCTGAGCCCCAGAGAGTGCAGGGACCTGCTCAAGGTAACACAGTGACTTAGAGGCAGAGCCAGCAGTGAAGTCCCTGGCACCCAACCTGGCAGCCTCTTCCAGAGGGTTCTGGGGTAGCCCCAGTCTCTCACCCAAGGGCACAAAGGTGAGAGCCAAGATGGCCCCTCCTGCCAGGAGCAGGGCAGCGGCCTGAGTGGTATGCCGGCCCAGATAGCTTAAGGAGAGGATGGTGATGAACTTGGCTGGGACATCGACCCCACCAAAGATGATCTGGAGGATGTAGAGGTTGACTCCAAATTCTTCCACACCCATAGCCAAACTATAGTAGGCAAAACCGGTAgcaaacctgagaggcagagaaggaTTGGTTAGCAcctgcagccaggcagaggccacTCCCCATGCTGGTCATTGGGTCACCAGGATGATGAATAGCTTCACTTCTTGTGCCAACTGCAACTGATGATaggggctgcttgagtgtcctttTGAGGTTTCTGAGATCGTGTCTGGGCTCAGGGAGAAAGCGCTGTGATTGATTGGTCATGTCTGACGTGGGCATGGTCCAGGGTGTGGTGGCAAAGGCGCCAATAACTGACTCTAGAGAAGATCAGGACTGGAGGGAATCTCGGAGACCAAAGGAGGCAGTAAGTGATCTCTCCTGGTTGGGCAGCAGTTTAACATCCAGACTGGCGAGGTGAGCATTGAGCTGTATGCCTGGGTCAgatgtttcccttcctctctctgaaCTGTGGGATCCCTTTGAAGGGTTCCTGGACAAATTGAATCCTATTCACAAAGAAATGGCCAGGATGGGAAGCAGAAACCAGGTCACGGAAAGGGCTTTCAGGGAGCAGGAGAAAGTCAGACAGAGGAGAAAACTTGAGATAAACATAATTTTTGTCTTCGAGTCTGAAACCCATTGGTCTAGCCTTGCTCTGTGGGGTTCCAGAGGGCAGAGCTGACCCACAGGGGGGCAGTGACAGAGAGGGAGAGCATGGGGACACTGAGCGGCAGGGATGTGAGCTGGGGAAGGGGCCTGGAACATTTGTCCTGTGGGTGAGGGGTGGGGCATTGTGACCCCAGAGGGAAGCAGACCCTGATGGCTGGAcctgggtgtggggcaggaaTGCAGCAGATTTCTGGGGTTGGGGCTGGGCTGTGGTGGCCCAGGAGAGGGGATTCTCTGACTTCTCTTTCAGATGCCCTAGGCCTTGCCCTTAGGTGAGCCTACTGGAGGCCTTGTCTATCACCCCTTCCTTGGCAGGGTGTGGGCAGGGAGAGGGGGGTTACCAGGCCAGGGAAAGACAGAAGGTCATGCGGCGCAGCATGGGTATCCGGAACAGGTCACTTGCAGTGTACTTGGCCTTGGCCAAGGAGATCTCCTTCTGCAGGTTGAGTTTGAGCTCCTTCGggcagaggagggggaggggtgccATTAATGACCAGCTAGTGGGCAGGACGAAGAGAGGGAGATGCAGGCATGGTGCCTCTAGAGGAGCTCAGGGAATCAGATGTGGTATAGGCTGTGAGCCAGGGGAACAGAGGCAAGGGGAGGGGCCAGCCCAAGAGTGGAGCACAGGGGTTCTGCTCCCAGACTATAGTCCTCAGCCCCTACCTCCAAGCTGAgcctttctccctcttccttcttgcCATTGAAGGCAGCCACCCGCCGGAGTATCTTCAGGGCCTTCGAGGACTTTCCAGACAAGACCAACCAGCGTATGGACTCTGGTGTCCACCTGGGGGCCAGAGACCAGTCACAGTGGCTCCTCCTACTCCAGAGCCCCTTTTGAGAGGCTGGAAGAACATCAACAGCCAGGGCCAAGGGGTAGGAGGACCAGAAACCTGAGCTATCTCACTGCAGATTTCATGGAATTTAAACTTGGACAAACTCTGCCCCTGGGCTGCCTGCAGCCAGCACAAATTCCAGTgttctcttcttccccttccagAAGACACTTTCCTCTGCCCCCCACCTGGGCCACTTGTTATTGTTGGGTGTCTTCCTTAACTAGGAGCCCCAGGCtctaggccaaggcaggtggggctgggggaggggacggCATGTTCAAGGCTGGACTGCTGGAGGGTCTTGCACATCCACCTCCCCAGCCTTccttgggctgcattcccagtcTCTCTGGAGAAGAAAGGGCAGGGCTGCAGCCACAGGGCAGCTTGGGAGGGGGATGGAGTCTAAGGTGAGGTCAGGGACTAGGCTTTGGGACCCTCAAATTCTCCCTGCAAAGGACTAACTCTGCTGGGGGAGTTGTGGGGAGGGAGTGAGCACAGCATGGGGTCTTGGGATTGGCAAATAGGCAGTCACCCCCACTCTCCCTTGCCCCCAGGCTATGCGTTTGAGATTGGCTCATTCTGAGCAGTTCCTGAGGGTCACCAGGataagaggaaaggaagaggttGAGATGTGGGGAGAAAGGAGTGGTGTTTGGAGAAGTCTGGTCCAAGGCAGGATCAGCTTTAGCTGTAGCCCCTGTGGGTGACCTGGATCCGGTGAGGCCCTCAGGGAGTGGACATTGGTTGCCTGGCCTCAGGCCACTACCCCAGCTGATGGTGGCAGCTTCCTGGGCCCATCACTCCTCCTGCCCTGACGGTCTTCTGAGCCTGCTCTTACCAAGATTATCAGTGACTTCCTCACAAAACCATGGCAAGGGCCTGGCACTCTATCCTCCTCTTCCCGAGAATTATGGCAGGAATGGCTTACAGTTAGTGAGCCTTCCTGTGTACCAGGCCCATGAAACTCTGGGTGACAGGcaacattatcttcattttacctagaaaaatatttttcttttttttcctgtttttgaaatggagcctcGCActatcgcctgggctggagtgcaatggcatgatctctgctcactgcaacctccacctcccgggttcaagtgattttcctgcctcagcctcccgagtagctgggattacaggcacgcgtcaccacacccggctaattttttgtgtttttagtagagacggggtttcactgtgttggccaggctggtctgaaactcctgaccccgCGATccgcccctcagcctcccaaagtgctgggattacagccgtgagccactgcacccagccacctaGAAAAATCTTGATGCTCAGAGGGCATGAGACTTGCCCCAAGTCACACAGTGAACTGGCCCAAGCTCTCAACTGTGCTCTGCTGATCGCCCACCCTTATTTTGCCTCTTGACTCTGAGTGCTCTCATGCCTAGGTTGCCCATCCCCTCTGGGAGCTGCTATTATCATTTCCGAGCTGAGGTTCCATCCCAGCTTTGCATCTTTTTGTGTAACTTTGAGGAACTGCttcacatctctgagcctcagtttcctcatctgcaaaatggggacaataatgtCT
This genomic window from Pan troglodytes isolate AG18354 chromosome 9, NHGRI_mPanTro3-v2.0_pri, whole genome shotgun sequence contains:
- the SLC22A8 gene encoding organic anion transporter 3 isoform X1, which codes for MTFSEILDRVGSMGRFQFLHVAILGLPILNMANHNLLQIFTAATPVHHCRPPHNASTGPWVLPMGPNGKPERCLRFVHPPNASLPNDTQRATEPCLDGWVYNSTKDSIVTEWDLVCNSNKLKEMAQSIFMAGILIGGLVLGDLSDRFGRRPILTCSYLLLAASGSGAAFSPTFPIYMVFRFLCGFGISGITLSTVILNVEWVPTRMRAIMSTALGYCYTFGQFILPGLAYAIPQWRWLQLTVSIPFFVFFLSSWWTPESIRWLVLSGKSSKALKILRRVAAFNGKKEEGERLSLEELKLNLQKEISLAKAKYTASDLFRIPMLRRMTFCLSLAWFATGFAYYSLAMGVEEFGVNLYILQIIFGGVDVPAKFITILSLSYLGRHTTQAAALLLAGGAILALTFVPLDLQTVRTVLAVFGKGCLSSSFSCLFLYTSELYPTVIRQTGMGVSNLWTRVGSMVSPLVKITGEVQPFIPNIIYGITALLGGSAALFLPETLNQPLPETIEDLENWSLRAKKPKQEPEVEKASQRIPLQPHGPGLGSS
- the SLC22A8 gene encoding organic anion transporter 3 isoform X2, producing the protein MAQSIFMAGILIGGLVLGDLSDRFGRRPILTCSYLLLAASGSGAAFSPTFPIYMVFRFLCGFGISGITLSTVILNVEWVPTRMRAIMSTALGYCYTFGQFILPGLAYAIPQWRWLQLTVSIPFFVFFLSSWWTPESIRWLVLSGKSSKALKILRRVAAFNGKKEEGERLSLEELKLNLQKEISLAKAKYTASDLFRIPMLRRMTFCLSLAWFATGFAYYSLAMGVEEFGVNLYILQIIFGGVDVPAKFITILSLSYLGRHTTQAAALLLAGGAILALTFVPLDLQTVRTVLAVFGKGCLSSSFSCLFLYTSELYPTVIRQTGMGVSNLWTRVGSMVSPLVKITGEVQPFIPNIIYGITALLGGSAALFLPETLNQPLPETIEDLENWSLRAKKPKQEPEVEKASQRIPLQPHGPGLGSS